The following are encoded together in the Streptomyces sp. NBC_01465 genome:
- a CDS encoding ABC transporter substrate-binding protein produces MNRSWSRTTLSIAGAATALAVLTACGGSGDDSSDGGGTGSAAKPVTITFWGWAKGTKEVVDAFNASHKNIKVKFEETPSGNAGGYAKISNAIKAGNAPDLVSVEYPQLPEYVSQGGFQDISKYLTDDVKKKVLPQAIEQTTLGGKNWAVPFDAAPQAFFYRKDLFTKYDVAVPKTWDEFKAAAEKIKKADSKARIGTFFPDDPTTFQAMVWQAGAQWFKADGDTWKINTTDAATTKVADYWQGLVKDGLVRSDASFSPAWTNSLKTGGTIGYLGASWGGGVLGGTLPEQSGKWAVAPIPTWDGKPASGMLGGTTFAVPKNSEKAEAATEFAKWMTTTEDGIKARISSGTSSAFPAALALRPAAKAAFDTKFYGGQDIYQIFEDGGSSIKQGWTWGPSMGTTNTTLKDQFGKVASGGATIPGAVKAAHDATVAELTKRGLKVED; encoded by the coding sequence GTGAACCGCAGTTGGAGCAGAACGACTCTTTCCATAGCCGGTGCCGCCACCGCCCTCGCCGTCCTCACGGCCTGCGGCGGCAGCGGCGACGACTCCTCCGACGGTGGCGGCACGGGCAGCGCCGCCAAGCCCGTGACCATCACCTTCTGGGGCTGGGCCAAGGGCACCAAGGAGGTCGTGGACGCGTTCAACGCCTCGCACAAGAACATCAAGGTGAAGTTCGAGGAGACCCCGTCCGGCAACGCCGGCGGCTACGCCAAGATCTCCAACGCGATCAAGGCGGGCAACGCCCCCGACCTGGTCTCCGTCGAGTACCCGCAGCTCCCGGAGTACGTCAGCCAGGGCGGGTTCCAGGACATCAGCAAGTACCTGACCGACGACGTCAAGAAGAAGGTCCTCCCGCAGGCGATCGAGCAGACGACGCTCGGCGGCAAGAACTGGGCCGTCCCCTTCGACGCCGCACCGCAGGCCTTCTTCTACCGCAAAGACCTGTTCACCAAGTACGACGTCGCGGTCCCCAAGACCTGGGACGAGTTCAAGGCCGCCGCCGAGAAGATCAAGAAGGCCGACTCCAAGGCCCGCATCGGCACCTTCTTCCCCGACGACCCGACCACCTTCCAGGCCATGGTCTGGCAGGCCGGCGCCCAGTGGTTCAAGGCCGACGGCGACACCTGGAAGATCAACACCACGGACGCCGCCACCACCAAGGTCGCCGACTACTGGCAGGGCCTGGTCAAGGACGGTCTGGTCCGCTCGGACGCCTCCTTCTCCCCCGCCTGGACCAACTCCCTGAAGACCGGCGGCACCATCGGCTACCTCGGCGCCTCCTGGGGCGGTGGCGTCCTCGGCGGGACGCTGCCCGAGCAGAGCGGCAAGTGGGCCGTCGCCCCGATCCCGACGTGGGACGGCAAGCCGGCCAGCGGCATGCTCGGCGGCACCACCTTCGCCGTGCCGAAGAACAGCGAGAAGGCCGAGGCGGCCACCGAGTTCGCCAAGTGGATGACCACCACGGAGGACGGCATCAAGGCCCGTATCTCCTCCGGCACTTCGAGCGCCTTCCCGGCCGCACTCGCCCTGCGCCCCGCCGCCAAGGCAGCCTTCGACACCAAGTTCTACGGCGGCCAGGACATCTACCAGATCTTCGAGGACGGCGGCTCGTCCATCAAGCAGGGCTGGACGTGGGGCCCGTCGATGGGCACCACCAACACCACGCTGAAGGACCAGTTCGGCAAGGTCGCCAGTGGCGGCGCCACCATCCCCGGCGCGGTCAAGGCCGCCCATGACGCGACCGTCGCGGAGCTGACCAAGCGCGGCCTGAAGGTCGAGGACTGA
- a CDS encoding carbohydrate ABC transporter permease, with amino-acid sequence MKARTRAAATLLTPFFVLFTAVMLIPIGYAIWLSLFTEQQSGLGFGGSETVFTGLGNYTAALGDRVFRDGFLVLLGYCVIYIPLMVGGALALALLLDSALARAKRFFQLALFLPHAVPGIIAAMIWLYLYTPGLSPVVSAMHSGGIGFDFFSPSGALPSVVNIALWEWLGYNMVIFYAALQAIDRSVLEAATVDGAGGWRTAFSIKLPLIRASVLMVVLFTIIGSLQLFTEPLILNSGSGSAVSSSWTPNMYAYTAAFQRNDFGLAAAASVLLALAAALLSFVVTRLTGRKGKNA; translated from the coding sequence ATGAAAGCCCGCACCCGCGCCGCCGCGACCCTGCTGACCCCGTTCTTCGTCCTGTTCACCGCGGTGATGCTGATCCCGATCGGATACGCGATCTGGCTCAGCCTCTTCACCGAGCAGCAGTCGGGGCTCGGATTCGGCGGATCCGAGACGGTCTTCACCGGACTCGGCAACTACACGGCGGCGCTGGGTGACCGGGTCTTCCGCGACGGCTTCCTCGTCCTCCTCGGCTACTGCGTCATCTACATCCCGCTGATGGTCGGCGGAGCCCTCGCGCTCGCCCTGCTGCTCGACTCGGCGCTCGCCCGCGCCAAGCGCTTCTTCCAGCTCGCGCTCTTCCTGCCGCACGCCGTGCCCGGCATCATCGCCGCGATGATCTGGCTGTACCTCTACACGCCCGGTCTCAGCCCCGTCGTCTCCGCGATGCACTCCGGCGGCATCGGCTTCGACTTCTTCTCCCCCTCCGGCGCGCTGCCCTCCGTCGTGAACATCGCGCTGTGGGAGTGGCTCGGCTACAACATGGTGATCTTCTACGCCGCCCTGCAGGCCATCGACCGCTCCGTGCTCGAAGCGGCCACAGTGGACGGGGCGGGCGGCTGGCGCACCGCGTTCAGCATCAAACTCCCGCTGATCCGCGCCTCGGTCCTGATGGTCGTGCTCTTCACGATCATCGGCTCGCTGCAGCTGTTCACCGAGCCGCTGATCCTCAACTCCGGCTCCGGGTCCGCCGTCTCCTCCTCCTGGACACCGAACATGTACGCCTACACCGCGGCCTTCCAGCGCAACGACTTCGGGCTCGCCGCCGCGGCCTCCGTACTCCTCGCGCTCGCCGCCGCCCTGCTCTCCTTCGTCGTCACCCGCCTCACCGGCCGGAAGGGCAAGAACGCATGA
- a CDS encoding carbohydrate ABC transporter permease yields the protein MSLPASRKSPWLSKTAVNGALLLAVLYMLFPLIWLVTAATKDTGSLLSGDTFSFKGFDLSKNLSDIASYGDGVYFRWYGNSLLYAGVGAAVCSLICVAAGYAFDKYEFRGKEKLFGLVLLGVLVPTTALALPMYLLASKIGIVNTYWSVLIPVLVNPFGVYLSRVFASGYIPNEALEAARIDGAGELRTFFSIGLPMMMPGFVTVFLFQFTAIWNNFFLPLVMLSDRKLFPLSLGLYSWNTNTHSEPSFYPLVVTGSLLAVIPLIVAFVSLQRHWKAGLTAGSVK from the coding sequence ATGAGCCTCCCCGCGTCCCGCAAGAGCCCCTGGCTGTCGAAGACCGCCGTCAACGGAGCCCTGCTCCTGGCCGTCCTCTACATGCTCTTCCCGCTCATCTGGCTGGTCACCGCCGCCACCAAGGACACCGGATCCCTCCTCTCCGGGGACACCTTCTCCTTCAAGGGCTTCGACCTCTCGAAGAACCTCTCCGACATCGCCTCCTACGGGGACGGCGTCTACTTCCGCTGGTACGGAAACAGCCTGCTGTACGCGGGAGTCGGCGCCGCCGTCTGCTCCCTCATCTGCGTCGCCGCCGGATACGCCTTCGACAAGTACGAGTTCCGGGGCAAGGAGAAGCTCTTCGGCCTGGTCCTGCTGGGCGTGCTCGTCCCCACCACGGCCCTGGCCCTGCCCATGTACCTGCTGGCCAGCAAGATCGGGATCGTCAACACCTACTGGTCGGTGCTGATCCCGGTCCTGGTCAACCCCTTCGGCGTCTATCTCTCCCGGGTCTTCGCCTCCGGCTACATCCCCAACGAGGCCCTCGAAGCCGCCCGTATCGACGGAGCGGGCGAGCTGCGCACCTTCTTCTCCATCGGTCTGCCGATGATGATGCCGGGCTTCGTGACCGTCTTCCTCTTCCAGTTCACCGCGATCTGGAACAACTTCTTCCTCCCCCTGGTGATGCTCTCGGACCGCAAGCTCTTCCCGCTGAGCCTCGGCCTGTACTCCTGGAACACCAACACCCACAGCGAGCCCAGCTTCTACCCGCTCGTGGTCACCGGTTCCCTCCTCGCCGTCATCCCCCTGATCGTCGCCTTCGTCTCCCTGCAGCGGCACTGGAAGGCCGGACTCACCGCCGGCAGCGTCAAGTAG
- a CDS encoding hydroxyacid dehydrogenase gives MHPTTDNRPSVLLAMGPGISDRLLEPRHHTRLEALARTDSTLVAHDLANPTPRVAAALAEADVLFTCWGATPLTPQVLAAAPRLKAVVHAAGSVKHHITDACWERGITVSSAAGANALPVAEYTLATILLANKRVLRSAHVYREVRGAHDWRDEMDGAGNYLRTVGIVGASRIGRRVIELLRPFDLQVLLYDPYVTAAEAARLGVESVPLDDLCSRSDVVSVHAPQLPATHHMIGTRQLSLMRTGATLINTARGSLIDEAALLRELVPGRLHAVLDVTDPEHPPTASPLYDLPNVLLTPHVAGSLGNELHRMTDQALDELERYAAGRPFADPVHPAELSHSA, from the coding sequence ATGCACCCCACCACTGACAATCGGCCGTCAGTCCTGCTCGCGATGGGTCCCGGCATCTCCGACCGCCTCCTCGAACCGCGCCACCACACCCGGCTCGAAGCCCTCGCCCGTACGGACTCCACCCTCGTCGCCCACGACCTGGCGAACCCCACCCCGCGCGTCGCGGCCGCCCTGGCCGAGGCCGACGTCCTCTTCACCTGCTGGGGCGCGACGCCCCTCACGCCTCAAGTCCTGGCGGCAGCACCCCGGTTGAAGGCGGTCGTCCACGCGGCGGGCTCGGTCAAGCACCACATCACCGACGCCTGCTGGGAACGCGGCATCACGGTCTCCTCGGCGGCCGGCGCCAACGCCCTGCCCGTGGCCGAGTACACCCTCGCCACGATCCTCCTCGCCAACAAGCGCGTCCTGCGCTCCGCCCACGTCTACCGCGAGGTCCGCGGCGCCCACGACTGGCGCGACGAGATGGACGGCGCCGGCAACTACCTCCGTACGGTGGGCATCGTCGGCGCCTCCCGCATCGGCCGCCGCGTCATCGAGCTGCTCCGCCCCTTCGACCTGCAGGTCCTCCTGTACGACCCCTACGTGACCGCCGCCGAAGCAGCGCGACTGGGCGTCGAATCGGTCCCGTTGGACGACCTCTGCTCCCGCAGCGACGTCGTCTCGGTGCACGCCCCGCAGCTCCCCGCGACCCACCACATGATCGGCACCCGCCAGCTGTCGCTGATGCGCACCGGGGCGACCCTGATCAACACGGCCCGCGGCTCGCTGATCGACGAGGCCGCGCTCCTGCGGGAGCTGGTCCCGGGCCGCCTGCACGCCGTACTGGATGTGACGGACCCCGAACACCCGCCCACCGCATCCCCGTTGTACGACCTGCCGAACGTGCTCCTCACCCCGCACGTGGCAGGCTCACTCGGCAACGAACTGCACCGCATGACGGACCAGGCGCTGGACGAGCTCGAGCGCTACGCCGCGGGCCGCCCGTTCGCGGACCCGGTGCACCCGGCGGAGCTGAGCCACTCCGCGTAG
- the groL gene encoding chaperonin GroEL (60 kDa chaperone family; promotes refolding of misfolded polypeptides especially under stressful conditions; forms two stacked rings of heptamers to form a barrel-shaped 14mer; ends can be capped by GroES; misfolded proteins enter the barrel where they are refolded when GroES binds) — translation MAKILKFDEDARRALERGVNKLADTVKVTIGPKGRNVVIDKKFGAPTITNDGVTIAREVELDDPYENLGAQLVKEVATKTNDIAGDGTTTATVLAQALVREGLRNVAAGASPASLKKGIDAAVKAVSEELLKTARPIEDKSDIAAVAALSAQDKQVGELIAEAMDKVGKDGVITVEESNTFGLELDFTEGMAFDKGYLSPYMVTDQERMEAVLEDPYILINQGKISSIQDLLPLLEKVIQAGGSKPLLIIAEDIEGEALSTLVVNKIRGTFNAVAVKAPGFGDRRKAMLGDMATLTGATVIAEEVGLKLDQAGLDVLGTARRVTITKDDTVIVDGGGKSDEVAGRVNQIKAEIESTDSDWDREKLQERLAKLAGGVCVIKVGAATEVELKEKKHRLEDAISATRAAVEEGIVSGGGSALVHAVKVLEGNLGKTGDEATGVAVVRRAAVEPLRWIAENAGLEGYVITSKVAELEAGQGFNAATGEYGDLVKAGVIDPVKVTRSALENAASIASLLLTTETLVVEKPAEEEADAGHGGHGHSH, via the coding sequence ATGGCGAAGATCCTGAAGTTCGACGAGGACGCCCGTCGCGCCCTCGAGCGCGGCGTCAACAAGCTTGCCGACACGGTCAAGGTGACGATCGGCCCCAAGGGCCGCAACGTCGTCATCGACAAGAAGTTCGGCGCCCCGACCATCACCAACGACGGCGTCACCATCGCGCGTGAGGTCGAGCTCGACGACCCGTACGAGAACCTCGGTGCCCAGCTGGTGAAGGAGGTGGCGACCAAGACCAACGACATCGCGGGTGACGGTACGACCACCGCCACCGTGCTGGCCCAGGCGCTGGTCCGCGAGGGTCTGCGCAACGTGGCCGCGGGTGCCTCCCCGGCCTCCCTGAAGAAGGGCATCGACGCCGCGGTCAAGGCCGTGTCGGAGGAGCTCCTCAAGACCGCCCGTCCGATCGAGGACAAGTCCGACATCGCCGCTGTCGCCGCGCTCTCCGCGCAGGACAAGCAGGTCGGCGAGCTCATCGCCGAGGCGATGGACAAGGTCGGCAAGGACGGTGTCATCACCGTCGAGGAGTCCAACACCTTCGGCCTGGAGCTGGACTTCACCGAGGGCATGGCCTTCGACAAGGGCTACCTCTCGCCGTACATGGTCACCGACCAGGAGCGTATGGAGGCCGTCCTCGAGGACCCGTACATCCTGATCAATCAGGGCAAGATCTCGTCCATCCAGGACCTGCTCCCCCTGCTCGAGAAGGTCATCCAGGCGGGTGGCTCCAAGCCGCTGCTGATCATCGCCGAGGACATCGAGGGCGAGGCGCTCTCCACCCTCGTCGTCAACAAGATCCGCGGCACGTTCAACGCGGTGGCCGTCAAGGCCCCCGGCTTCGGCGACCGCCGCAAGGCGATGCTCGGCGACATGGCCACCCTCACCGGTGCCACGGTCATCGCCGAGGAGGTCGGCCTCAAGCTCGACCAGGCCGGTCTTGACGTGCTGGGCACCGCCCGCCGCGTCACGATCACCAAGGACGACACGGTCATCGTCGACGGTGGCGGCAAGTCCGACGAGGTCGCCGGCCGCGTCAACCAGATCAAGGCCGAGATCGAGTCCACGGACTCGGACTGGGACCGCGAGAAGCTGCAGGAGCGCCTGGCGAAGCTCGCCGGCGGTGTCTGCGTGATCAAGGTCGGCGCTGCGACCGAGGTCGAGCTCAAGGAGAAGAAGCACCGTCTGGAGGACGCCATCTCCGCGACCCGCGCCGCGGTCGAGGAGGGCATCGTCTCCGGTGGTGGCTCCGCGCTCGTCCACGCCGTCAAGGTGCTGGAAGGCAACCTGGGCAAGACCGGCGACGAGGCCACGGGTGTCGCGGTCGTCCGCCGCGCCGCTGTCGAGCCGCTGCGCTGGATCGCCGAGAACGCCGGTCTCGAGGGTTACGTCATCACCTCGAAGGTCGCCGAGCTCGAGGCGGGCCAGGGCTTCAACGCCGCCACCGGTGAGTACGGCGACCTGGTGAAGGCCGGCGTCATCGACCCGGTCAAGGTCACGCGCTCCGCGCTGGAGAACGCTGCCTCCATCGCCTCCCTGCTGCTCACGACCGAGACCCTGGTCGTCGAGAAGCCGGCCGAGGAAGAGGCGGACGCCGGTCACGGCGGCCACGGTCACTCGCACTGA
- the groES gene encoding co-chaperone GroES, which translates to MSTASSKVAIKPLEDRIVVQPLDAEQTTASGLVIPDTAKEKPQEGVVLAVGPGRFENGERLPLDVQTGDVVLYSKYGGTEVKYNGEEYLVLSARDVLAIVEK; encoded by the coding sequence GTGTCGACCGCAAGCTCCAAGGTTGCCATCAAGCCGCTCGAGGACCGCATTGTGGTCCAGCCGCTCGACGCCGAGCAGACCACGGCCTCCGGCCTGGTCATCCCGGACACCGCCAAGGAGAAGCCCCAGGAGGGCGTCGTCCTGGCCGTGGGCCCGGGCCGCTTCGAGAACGGCGAGCGTCTTCCGCTCGACGTCCAGACCGGCGATGTCGTGCTGTACAGCAAGTACGGCGGCACCGAGGTGAAGTACAACGGCGAGGAGTACCTCGTCCTCTCGGCTCGCGACGTTCTCGCGATCGTCGAGAAGTAA
- a CDS encoding acetylxylan esterase yields MPAFDLPLSELEHYRPPLDEPADFDAFWQTTLTSAAHSEPLIEVRRTDNGLALVESWDITFRGFGGDPVRAWYTRPAGATELLPGIVEFAGYGRGRGLPHERLVWANAGHAHLLMDNRGQGDQYGNGGATPDPHASAPGGPGAVVRGLLDPYDYHYRRLITDAVCAVAALRALEGVDPARVAVCGNSQGGGVALAVAGLVPDLAAALVTAPLLCGIRRALDLTDAAPYGEISAYLAVHRGAEEAAYRTLGYVEGISFARRAQAPAHFGVGLRDTVCPPSGAYAAYHRYGELAGGGAVAHEIHAYPFNGHEGGDAVHVRRQLEWLRGVWRG; encoded by the coding sequence ATGCCCGCCTTCGACCTGCCCCTGAGCGAACTGGAGCACTACCGTCCGCCGCTCGACGAACCAGCCGATTTCGATGCCTTCTGGCAGACCACGCTCACGTCCGCGGCGCACTCCGAACCACTGATCGAAGTCCGCCGGACCGACAACGGCCTCGCGCTCGTGGAGAGTTGGGACATCACCTTCCGAGGCTTCGGCGGCGACCCGGTGCGGGCCTGGTACACCCGGCCGGCAGGAGCCACCGAACTCCTGCCGGGGATCGTCGAGTTCGCCGGATATGGACGCGGACGGGGCCTCCCGCACGAGCGCCTCGTCTGGGCGAACGCCGGCCATGCGCACCTGCTCATGGACAACCGCGGCCAGGGCGACCAGTACGGCAACGGCGGTGCGACCCCCGACCCGCACGCGAGCGCCCCCGGCGGCCCCGGTGCCGTCGTGCGCGGCCTGCTCGACCCGTACGACTACCACTACCGGCGCCTGATCACCGATGCGGTGTGCGCGGTCGCCGCACTGCGCGCGCTGGAGGGGGTGGACCCGGCGCGGGTCGCGGTCTGCGGCAACAGTCAGGGCGGAGGTGTGGCCCTCGCCGTCGCGGGCCTCGTCCCCGATCTCGCGGCAGCACTGGTCACCGCGCCGCTGCTGTGCGGGATCAGGCGTGCGCTCGACCTCACGGACGCCGCGCCGTACGGGGAGATCTCCGCGTATCTCGCCGTGCACCGGGGGGCGGAGGAGGCCGCGTACCGCACGCTCGGTTACGTCGAAGGGATCTCCTTCGCCCGCCGCGCGCAGGCCCCCGCCCACTTCGGGGTCGGTCTGCGCGACACGGTCTGCCCGCCCAGCGGCGCCTATGCGGCGTACCACCGCTACGGCGAACTGGCGGGGGGCGGTGCGGTGGCGCACGAGATCCACGCCTACCCGTTCAACGGCCACGAAGGCGGCGACGCGGTTCACGTACGCCGACAGCTGGAGTGGCTGCGCGGGGTGTGGCGCGGCTGA